From a single Flavobacteriales bacterium genomic region:
- the ppsA gene encoding phosphoenolpyruvate synthase, which yields MPKEPYLKWLHEVELSDIETVGGKNASLGEMIQNLGKLGVEVPGGYVVTVAAYKAFIEHNVLDQKIRDIVAGLDVDDIENIRRTGLAVRTLVKNGKFPEEVWKGIMQRYDEMSQKYGQEATDVAVRSSATAEDLPDASFAGQQETFLNIRGHQDLISAVRNCFASLFTDRAIVYRESLGYDHFQVGLSVGIQKMVRSDVGASGVAFSLDTESGFKDVVLINGSYGLGEMVVQGAVSPDEWLVFKPTLAEGYTSIIEKKLGSKDRKMVYGVEPGKPTSTIPIERAQRNRFCVTDDQVLEIARSVAAIEKYYSDKKGHWCPMDVEWAIDGLTGHLFIVQARPETIHSRKATDRVVEYKLINPDEATPEAPKKHPVIATGIAIGDRAGAGKVRILFSLDGRGGSGDGKDFQQGDVLVTDMTDPDWEPIMKKASAIITNKGGRTCHAAIVAREMGVPAIVGCGNITDLLDTGMEVTASCCEGDTGIIYSGIIPFHKEETMLADMPETKTPIMLNVASPDLAFKFSSLPNAGVGLAREEFIINNYIQAHPLALLQHKELGDVALSGKISYLIHGYEDEETFFVKKLSYGIAKIAAAFYPNKVIVRFSDFKSNEYKNLLGGEHFEPDEENPMIGWRGASRYYSEVYKEAFGLECKAIRRVREKMGLKNVVVMVPFCRTVEELQSVTAVMKEYGLERGKEGLELFLMAEIPSNIIMAEEFSEHIDGFSIGSNDLTQLTLGLDRDSALVSHLYDERNPAVKRMLKMLIETAKRTGTKVGICGQGPSDFPDFAQFLVELGIDSISVTPDSLLKTKRAIAEVEKKIAAGKGKVPA from the coding sequence ATGCCTAAAGAACCTTACTTGAAATGGCTCCACGAAGTTGAACTAAGTGATATCGAAACCGTTGGTGGTAAAAATGCCAGCCTCGGTGAGATGATCCAAAACCTCGGAAAGCTCGGGGTTGAAGTGCCGGGAGGATATGTGGTTACCGTTGCTGCTTACAAAGCGTTCATTGAACATAACGTGCTGGACCAGAAGATCCGGGATATCGTTGCCGGGCTTGATGTGGATGATATAGAGAACATCCGCCGCACAGGTCTTGCCGTGCGCACCTTGGTGAAGAACGGAAAGTTCCCTGAAGAGGTGTGGAAAGGGATCATGCAGCGGTACGATGAAATGTCCCAGAAATACGGACAAGAAGCTACCGACGTGGCCGTTCGTTCCAGTGCCACCGCGGAAGACCTGCCGGATGCCTCCTTCGCCGGCCAACAAGAGACCTTCTTGAACATCCGTGGGCACCAGGACTTGATCAGTGCCGTGCGGAACTGCTTCGCTTCCTTGTTCACCGATCGCGCCATTGTGTACCGCGAGAGCTTGGGATATGATCACTTCCAAGTGGGACTTTCAGTGGGCATCCAGAAAATGGTACGCTCCGATGTGGGTGCCAGCGGTGTCGCCTTCAGCCTCGATACCGAAAGCGGTTTCAAGGACGTGGTACTGATCAACGGCAGCTATGGTTTGGGAGAAATGGTGGTGCAAGGCGCTGTGAGCCCCGATGAGTGGCTTGTCTTCAAACCCACACTGGCAGAGGGATACACCAGCATCATTGAAAAGAAGCTGGGCTCCAAGGATCGTAAGATGGTCTACGGTGTTGAGCCCGGAAAGCCGACCTCGACCATCCCGATCGAGCGCGCCCAACGCAACCGCTTTTGTGTGACCGATGATCAAGTACTGGAGATCGCGCGCAGCGTGGCAGCCATAGAAAAGTATTACAGTGATAAGAAAGGCCACTGGTGCCCGATGGATGTAGAATGGGCCATTGACGGCTTGACCGGTCATCTCTTCATCGTACAAGCCCGCCCGGAAACGATCCACAGCCGCAAGGCCACGGACCGTGTGGTGGAATACAAGTTGATCAACCCTGACGAGGCCACACCAGAGGCGCCAAAGAAACACCCGGTGATCGCCACCGGTATCGCCATTGGCGACCGCGCTGGCGCTGGTAAAGTGCGGATCCTCTTCAGCCTCGATGGTCGTGGCGGAAGCGGTGATGGCAAGGACTTTCAACAAGGCGATGTACTGGTAACGGACATGACCGACCCGGATTGGGAGCCGATCATGAAAAAGGCCAGCGCGATCATCACCAACAAAGGCGGCCGTACGTGCCATGCGGCCATTGTAGCACGTGAAATGGGTGTGCCCGCGATCGTGGGCTGTGGCAATATCACCGACCTTTTGGATACCGGTATGGAAGTAACCGCCAGTTGCTGCGAAGGTGATACCGGCATCATCTACAGCGGGATCATCCCCTTCCATAAAGAGGAAACGATGCTCGCCGACATGCCGGAGACGAAGACCCCGATCATGCTCAACGTGGCAAGCCCGGACTTGGCGTTCAAGTTCAGCAGTTTGCCGAATGCCGGCGTGGGTTTGGCGCGTGAGGAGTTCATCATCAACAACTACATACAAGCGCATCCATTGGCGTTGTTACAACACAAGGAACTCGGGGATGTGGCCCTGAGCGGAAAGATCAGTTACTTGATCCACGGCTATGAGGACGAAGAGACCTTCTTCGTGAAAAAGCTGAGCTATGGCATTGCCAAGATCGCCGCGGCCTTCTACCCTAACAAGGTGATCGTGCGGTTCAGCGACTTCAAGAGCAACGAGTACAAGAACCTCTTGGGCGGCGAACATTTCGAGCCGGACGAGGAGAACCCGATGATCGGCTGGCGCGGTGCAAGTCGCTACTACAGCGAAGTGTACAAGGAAGCCTTCGGTCTGGAGTGTAAGGCCATTCGCCGTGTGCGCGAGAAAATGGGCCTGAAGAACGTGGTGGTGATGGTGCCTTTCTGCCGCACGGTGGAAGAGCTGCAAAGCGTGACCGCAGTGATGAAGGAATACGGGCTGGAGCGCGGCAAGGAAGGTTTGGAGCTTTTCCTGATGGCAGAGATCCCGAGCAACATCATCATGGCCGAAGAGTTCAGCGAACACATTGACGGCTTCTCCATCGGTAGCAATGATCTTACGCAGCTTACGCTCGGCTTGGACCGCGACAGCGCACTGGTATCACACCTTTACGACGAGCGTAACCCGGCCGTAAAGCGCATGCTGAAGATGCTGATCGAGACCGCCAAGCGCACCGGCACCAAAGTTGGCATCTGTGGCCAAGGTCCTAGTGACTTCCCTGATTTTGCGCAGTTCTTGGTGGAACTGGGGATCGATTCGATCAGTGTTACTCCGGAT